DNA sequence from the Sinomonas terrae genome:
CATACCGAAGTTACTTGCAGCTATTGGAATTATAATCCACTATTCTAAAAACCGACCCGCGGCCGTCCGTGGCCGACTACAGCTGGACGGGGCCACGCAATCACAAAGGAGTTCAGATGGCCGATGTCGTCATCACGCGCATCACACCACGGCTGTTTCGGGCCGTAGACACGCCAACGCCTGTTCCGTACGCGAATCCTCTGCGCTCTTGGCTGGGCGACGCCCCGCTGGAAGGGTCGTTCAGCTTCCGCGAGTGGCTCGTCGTGGAGGTAGAGCTCTCCACGGGTGAAATCGGCTACGGCAACACAGGTCTTGCCGCCGTGCTCGGGGCCAGCGTGGTTGAAAAGTACCTGGCGCCCCTCGTCGTCGGACGGCGAGCTGCCGACATCGAGCAGATCTGGCAGCTCATGTACCGCTCGACCGTGGCGTTCGGCCGCAAGGGCGTCGGAATGGCGGCCATCAGTGCCGTCGACATCGGCATTTGGGACGCATGGGCGCGCCACCTGAACGTCCCTGTATACGACATCCTCGGCGGCCGACGCAACGACACCATCCGCGTCTACGCGAGTCGTCTGTATGCGCAGGGGAGCTTGGAGGACCTCGCCGCCGAGGCCGTCCGCTACCGGGACCAGGGTTACACCGCAGTCAAACAGCGCTTCGTATGGGGTCCCGCCGACGGGCGGCAGGGGATGCTGCGCAACGTCGAGCTGATGCGCACCGTCCGGGAGGCGGTCGGACCGGACGTAGAGATCATGGGCGATGTGTACATGGGCTGGGATCTGCCGTACGCGAAGCAGATGCTGCGGATGTTGGAACCGTTCGATGTCTCCTGGATCGAGGAGCCGCTGGTCCCCGACGACGTCGAGGGGTACGCAGCGCTGCGCGGCCTGACCTCGATCCCGATCGCCGGCGGCGAGCACGAGTTCACCCTAGCCGGATGCGCTGACCTGTTGAATCGGCGCGCGGTGGATGTCCTGCAATGCGACACCAACCGAGTGGGCGGACTCACTCAGGCTCGGAAGATCGCCGCTCTGGCGGAGAGCCGCGGTGTACCGCTGGTCCCTCACGGCGGCCAACAGCACAACTACCACTTGGTCACCTCGCAGCCCGCCTGTCCGATGGCCGAGCACTTCCCGCTGGATTCAATCGAGGTCGGCAACGAACTGCCGGCATGGGTGTTCTCGGGCGAGCCGGCCGCGACCGACGGCTACATCACCCTCGCTGAGGTCCCCGGACTGGATCTGAAAGTCGACCCGCGCTACCCGGTGGAGGAAGTCGTCCTCCACTGATTCGATGCGCGTTCAACCGCTTGCAGACGCATCGAACCCGGTTCGGAGCCTCCTGTCCTCCTAAGCGCAAAGCCGACGCGTCTCGAGCATTGAAAGCTCAGTCATGGTCCACGACCACAGCGGTTTCGCCTGCCGATTCCGTGCCCCTGCACCTCCCCGTCTCCGAAGGATCACGATGACCACCTCGCCCGAATCGCACGCCGCCAAGCTCGCTTCCCTGTCCCTGGAGGAGAAGGCGTCCCTGACTTCGGGGGCG
Encoded proteins:
- a CDS encoding enolase C-terminal domain-like protein, whose translation is MADVVITRITPRLFRAVDTPTPVPYANPLRSWLGDAPLEGSFSFREWLVVEVELSTGEIGYGNTGLAAVLGASVVEKYLAPLVVGRRAADIEQIWQLMYRSTVAFGRKGVGMAAISAVDIGIWDAWARHLNVPVYDILGGRRNDTIRVYASRLYAQGSLEDLAAEAVRYRDQGYTAVKQRFVWGPADGRQGMLRNVELMRTVREAVGPDVEIMGDVYMGWDLPYAKQMLRMLEPFDVSWIEEPLVPDDVEGYAALRGLTSIPIAGGEHEFTLAGCADLLNRRAVDVLQCDTNRVGGLTQARKIAALAESRGVPLVPHGGQQHNYHLVTSQPACPMAEHFPLDSIEVGNELPAWVFSGEPAATDGYITLAEVPGLDLKVDPRYPVEEVVLH